Genomic segment of Syngnathus acus chromosome 10, fSynAcu1.2, whole genome shotgun sequence:
aaagtaaaaattatGAATTACATTTCTCTTTCAAGAAATACATCAATATATTTTcaagtatatttttaaaaaaacaaaaagtgttgtCTTGTGAGTGGTGTTTATCTCATGAATTAGTAATATATTTTCAAGAAATTCACAAGTCAATGAAGtcatcctctttttttttatcgttttGTAGAAAGAATACCAGCACTTAAGTTCAGATTTTTGTCATGATAAATATGGTTGTTTTTTGAGGAAAAGAGGTAACCATGCCAGGATAGGGTCTGTTTTTCTTGACGTCATAAGCGTATGCAATCAAGTCAACCTTTTTCTGGAAAATACCTAACATTTCGTCCTAAACAAAAGATTTCATGTTGCAtaataacattttttatttttaaacaacccTCCCCAAGAAAACAACCCAAGAAAATATGACTTTTGTagttactttttgtgtttgtggccATAAAACACCCTTATAGTTCCCTACCCTTTCTTAGTGAGCCCacgtttcaaaacaaaaaatggtcAGTGGATGGTACGATGCAGTGTTTTAAAGTCTGCAGTGAGGTCACAGAGTGTAACGTGTCAGCACTTATTCCGCTCCCCACACAAGTCATCGATGGCATCGATGTTGGACCTGAGAGCCACTTTTGATGACAGAATGTCAAGCACTACGCTACATGTTCTCAAACTGAGCCGTAACttgcaaaataatttgcaatcattgttttttgtgtcaCTCAAAAGTGCCTACATACTTGATATATGATAACTCCTCCCCTCATCATTGCTTGggcaaattaaaatatcaattacataatttaatgacatcattgaACACTGCATCATTATTTTACGCTTTGTTATTGTGCAGTTCCTTTCCATGTGTACTCCTCGGCCCCTAGGGCAAGTACAAAAATTAATTGCAATAGATACGTACTGTATATACACAAAGACGGTCACAGCTGCTCAATAAGTTGCAGTAATCCTTTTTTGCAGGAGATGAAGCATATATGCCTCTTAATAGTGTCatattgtgtgtttattcCTCCCTTGCTTAAacgttgatgatgtcatgacaGATGCAAGTTTCACTAGCTCATTTGCAGCATTGTGTTAGAATTAAGCAAAGGACAGCTAGCAGAGTCTTTTGGGggggacatttttttaagaacctttgcattgttttcttttctaccCCCTCTCACAGAGCAATTACTGGAGTTCATGCATCAGCTGCCGGCCTTCGCCAACATGACCATGTCAGTGCGGCGTGAACTGTGCGCCGTCATGGTGTTCGCCGTGGTTGAGCGCGCCGGTACCATTGTTCTCAACGACGGCGAGGAGGTGCGTTTAttttgttgggaaaaaaaacttgaatgaATCTTCTCCCGTTTCGTGTATTTTCCGCTCTATTAAAGCTGAATGCAGAGCGTCTCGTCTCCCGTGGACCTCCTCGGGCGGCTGAAGCGAGACGTGGCTTTCAATGGCCACAATTTTGCCCCTCAACTGTACTTAGTCAGTGGGTTGACTGAACAGGCTTTAACCGCAGGAACTGATAGAAATGATCCGTGCCAAGGCAAATATGATAATGGCCTCGATAAATACACTGGCCGTGTTGACTTTTGTAAGTCGCATGTCATGCAAGTAAAAAATAGTGTTGTTCTTTCAAGATCCACCAGCCTTTCTTTGTGGGAATATTCGATATCATaaatataatacatttattcCCACATTATATTTTTGGGTCACAAATATTAATAAGGTATTGTTATGCGatcatgatttattttgtcccTTGAAGTTATACGTTATACTTCTATAAACAATGCTTTTTTCTTGCAgcgaaaaactttttttcatacaATTCTAACTTAGATCTTGAAAAGATGTTGACGTTATCCTTATAAGATTGAAAACAATTATACTTCCCTGAAAGATTACCAGTACTCAGTATTCTTATAAACATTTTCTCCCAAAACTCAGAAGTAATGATTTTGAGATATTGTTTTCTTGGAACAATTACAATGGTCCTCCcgtaacatttttttaaatatatcctCAAGTTGTACCAGTAGTCTTACAATTTCTTTTGCCaaaaaaaatgccacattATGCGCCACCTTTTTCTAAAAGGTATCCAACCATTTTTCTGAAAACCATACCTTATAAGATTTTGTTTAGGCCCATATTTTccaattgtttttatcattattaagTCAGTGTCAATCAGGAGCATTAAATGGACTGCGTGAGTTGTCACTATATTTATTTCACTggcataaataaatgaacagtTTTTTGTGCAGTTTGGAATCACTTGGCTAGAGTTTTCCTTGAATGGGTTAGCGTGTAGCATTAGCGATGCCTTTGTGACCAATCATGTGATGTGATGTTGCATCTCTAGCTCGACTCTTGGTCCGTGATTTTGAACGGCTCTGTGGAAGTGACATACCCCGAGGGGCGCTCGGAGATCCTGTGCATGGGCAACAGTTTTGGGGTGTCGCCCACCATGGAGAAGGAGTACATGAAGGGGGCCATGAAGACCAAGGTGGACGACTGCCAGGTAGCGTGTCCTTCACATGCCACCAAACACGCACGTTCAACGGCTGTCTAGGCTCCTTAATGGTGGAGGTCGTTTGCAGCTAATGTTCTCGCCCTGGCACCTCCTAACGACCCCCTGGGGGCCTCGCTGTTGACGACGCTCTCCAGGGAGTCAACTTAATGGGCCATTTTCAGGCAGCGCTTTCGCGCACGGTCGAGATGACCTCTTGTTTCGAAATGATGAGTAGTGCAAAGGAAACACCTTTGCCAACAATTTTCAGCCTCATCACCCGTTTAATATCACCATAGcaacaatgtcattttcaagatgCTGACATTATCAGGGAAATAACGATGAGCTTAAACGAGAAAAAAAGCGTACACACACTCAAATGTACTACACTCAAATGTACATAAAAATCAATGGTGCAAAGCCGTTAACATTTATGTCAAATCAAGCAGAACATAGTGTCGACTAAAGTTAGAAAATCTATCAAATTAATCGTGTTTTTGCGGCAAGATTGAACGTGAAGAAAATTTGACTTGTTGTTTtggatgtctttttttgtagtttgtgTGCATAGCCCAGCAAGACTACTGCTGCATCCTGAACCAAGTGGAGAAGAACATGCAGAAGGTGGAAGAGGAAGGCGAGATCGTCATGGTCAAGGAGCACAGAGAACTGGACCGAACCGGCACCCGGAAAGGACACATAGTCATCAAGGTGACTGCATAGGAACATTGCCGTCACCATTTGCAGTGTTGATTTTCTTCGTTATAACACCGCCACGCTTGCTCCACTCAGGGCACTCCGGAGCGTCTGACCATGCACCTGGTGGAGGAGCACTCGGTGGTTGATCCTACCTACATTGAGGACTTCCTGTTGACGTACAGGACATTCCTATCTAGCCCTATGGTGGTGGGCAAGAAGTTGCTGGAGTGGTTCCACGACCCCAGTCTCAGGGACAAGGTATAGAATCTCAAAagtaattaattttttaaaaattagatgaagaaatgtttttctttcatttttttgtccaggTGACACGGGTGGTTTTGTTGTGGGTGAATAACCACTTCAATGATTTTGAGGGTGACGCGGCAATGACTCACTTCCTGGAGGAGTTTGAAAACAACCTTGAGAGAGAAGTACGTTTCTGAAAAGTCAAATAATGAAAAGAAGACACGTTCTCCTCACACACAGCATGTTGTTGCATGCATCTTTAGAAAATGTGCGGCCACCTGCGGCTGTTGAACATCGCGTGCGCTGCCAAAGCCAAACCTCGCCTGGTGACGCTGACGAAAGCGTCCCGGGAGGCCGACCTTGCCTTCAGCCTGCTGGGAGGACAAGACAAAGGCTTCAGGGTCTTCATTGACGCCGTGGAGGCCGGGAGCAAGGCGGCGGAGGCCGGGCTCAAACGAGGGGATCAGGTAAAGAGTCGCGCAAAAACCTGTTTTTAGCATAtctgggtttttttctcatacAGACAACTAGAACAAAtaagtttttaaaatattgctttCTTTAATTTTCTGCTTCACCACTTGCCTGTCTCGCACACGCCCATTTGTTCCACTCACAAGGTCAAATTGTATATGAGCATCCTCAAATTCTCCTATCCTGTATTTTGTTCTTTGCTGCTTGCCCGCCTCCCACACCCCCGCTCCAAAGGTAACAAGCTAAGCCACATATGAACATCCTGAACTAATCTAagcgacatttaaaaaaagtgttctGGTTTGAAAGCATCACCCAAATTTAATCCAGAGTCCACCTTTGGGGACCTTTCTTGATCAAACGTAATGTGCTAACAAGCCTCTTTCGTGTCCCCCTTGGACCGCCGTCTAAGTAAAGGCCATCCTGCGCTCCTCTCAGGCcagtaaaaacacaaacaacggCAATTAGCCAACTAGACTCCACAGCATCTGCTCCCTGCCCAAGGACAAGCACCCACAGGTGGATGACTAAACTTCACCTCTGACTAATAAGAACGTCGGGACCGACTCCCGGTGGATCGTGTTAGTTAGGTAGCGAGCAAAAATAGCAAAGCACGCGGAAAGAAGAGCTGCAGGGAATGTTTGGATCGGACGAGACTTAACGCGGATTCAGACACTCTCAAGATGGGTTTCCAGGATTAAGGAGACTTTAGCTGGAAAGCTCAGAACATCGGCAAGAGCGAAAGTGCTTGCGAAGTCCAGCTTTGAGGAGAAAGCCAGCAAAGTGCTTGCTTCCACCAGCTAGctcagttttaaaaaaaaaaaaaatgttttggtctATCACAAAACTAACAAATATTTGCTTGCGTTAATAtcctttaacatttccctttTTTCAAGTCGTAGATTACAATTGTCCGACACATTTGCAATATCAATGAAATGGCTACATTTGTGCATCCTTGATGGAAATTAGGTGGAGTCACTCACCTCTAGTCCAAACATTATATGCAGTGTGTGAGGCAGGCAACCAGACAAAGAGAAACGTTACGCTTTAAAATCATTGTCTTAACTTGAGCACTCCTGTGTCTTGTTTTCCTTGCCGTCAAGATCTTGGAGGTGAATGGGCAGAACTTTGAGAATGTACAACTCAGCAAAGCCAATGAGATACTGAAGAACAACACGCACTTGTCCATAACTGTGAAAACCAACCTtttaggtaaaaaaaacaagaaaaaaaacacatgcacactcaaaatgcattttacttTTTCTGTTGGTGACTTTTGATTGCTGACATCTCAGGATGCTGTCAATTTTCCAGCCTGTAGTTTGTGTACAGGAAATATCGTCTTTGGACACAACTTTTTTGCATCCACAATTATGGTCAATTTAAGAAATTATTTTCCCCACAAATCACAAAACAGATGTAAAGTGTTTGCAACAAATCTATTAACACTCTTAAGTGTTCGATTGTCTGAGAATTGCTGTAAAACTTAATCTCTTCCCCATATTGTTTCCTCAAGGTTGAAAGTCTAGATTAATTTTTAGGCATTAAAGAGTGACTTGGTACAGTATATTTGAGtaagtaatgtttttttaaacagatgaGTGTGTACCAATACCAGGTAGTATCTAATTCAGACGAGTATCGGCTTCTTGTGGAGGTTGACGAAACCAGTCACTAAACTTAAGGctaggaaaaaagaaaaaaaactcatgaCATAACATAACCAAATCTATTGTGCCCAACCCTGTGCAGTGTTTAAAGAGCTGCTAACCAGACCAGAGCAGGAGCTTCACGGCGACGTGGATGGCGAGGACGAGCACGACCGAAAGAACGGCGCGCCGCACCTGCCCAAGATTGGCGACATAAAAAAAGCCAGCCGCTACTCAATACCGGACCTGGCGGTTGATGTGGAGCAAGTGATGGGCCTGGAGAAGGCCAGCAAGAAGGTCAAGAGCAACTCGGTGGGCGGACGCAACAAGCTCAAGAAGATTTTTGACAAGACACTCACCAGCATCCTGCCTCCCAAACCTTACAAGTAAGTTGGGCATGGTTTGTGTCTTTTTCTCGAGAAACAAGaaagtttcaaaataaagccaaaCAAAAGTCTACAATAACAGGAAGCGCAAACGGAAAAAACACCCTGTCACTTTTGTATGTTTAACTTCTTCTATTTAACTAATTCATGCTGCAACTTTCTGTCCGTTTCCCGCAGCGACGTTTGCGTGGGCCAGTCGCAGGACGACAGCATTGTGGGCATGAAGCAGTCCAAGCAGATCCCGCCGGCGCTCCCCGTCAGCGGCAACCTGTCATCGTCCAACCCCGACCTGCTCCAGTCGCACCACCGTATCCTGGATTTCAACAACCAACCCGGTGAGCCTTGTCATCGCTAATCCTGTTCCACTTTTAAAACCAGCTAATCTCTGCTAATATTTACCAACACGTTATTTGTGTTCTTCCAGTGCCGGTCAACCTGAGTAAGTACTTTGTGTACCTGGTGATCCCTTCCTTTACCCTGGGCACAATTGCACCTTTGATGGCCATTGGCGGTTATTGCTAATTTCGCGTAAAGCCTGTGCATTCACTGGGGCTAATCAAGTCAAGCGCCAGCCTTCTTCTCCTGTGGGTCTTTGTTTGCGTCTTTTAATCACACTAGTTAATGGAATCACATGGAATGCTGGGTTACtggtggagggaaaaaaatgttctttgctTGAATGGTCTTAATGAGAAGCATGAATCCAAATATACTGAGCGTTCATTCATCATTGGAGTTACGTTCCAGATCAACCTGCAATTGGTGAAAATACACAATGAAGAGAATTTGTtgattttctgttttatttgcacaagtatttttttgttatgtttACATTGGGTCCCGTTTACATTGCATTACACATTTATGCCATGAGCCTGTTCTTGTTCCACAATGTTTcgataacatatatattgtTGTACTTTGACGTTTGTCAACTTTGCTTTTGTTCCATTAGAATTCAATTTCAACCACAGCACGTTTACGTAGACAACCAGCCCAAATGAACAACAGTAGTTTGCTGgtaacatccatccatgatTTTAGAACAATGGTTTTGaccaactctctctctctgcagaTATGTCTGACCAGGTGCTGCGGGTCTTTAAAGCGGACCAGCAGTCGCGTTACATCATGATTGGCAAGGACACCACAGCCAAGGAGGTAGTGGCCCAGGCCATCCGCGAGTTTGCGCTGACAGCCGCGCCCGAGGCCTATTCGCTGTGCGAGGTATCGGTCACACCCGAGGGCGTCATCAAGCAGAGGCGGCTGCCCGACCAGCTCTCAAAGCTAGCCGACAGGATACAGCTGAGCGGAAGGTAGACACTCGCGCAACCTCTTGCGTATACTGCATGTTATAATTTCGTTCGGATTCAAATAGAAaaaagtttgcattttctttgccCCAAGAAAATTTTGATCAAAAAGACGTGTATCTCgtatttttagttttcttttttttctccgctttttatttggaactCAGAAACACTTAgtatattgtgttttttttgttacaaataataaaatacttgCGAATTGGAAACAACTTGACCGAAGCAAAACATGTGTCTCATAGCACTGGAATAAAAGTCATAACGCTCACGTAATGCCTTATTTTTCCACAAACAGGTACTACCTAAAGAGCAACATGGAGACAGAGACACTGTGCTCGGACGAGGACGCCCAGGACCTCCTTCGCGAGGGCCAGATCTCGCTGCTGCAGCTGAGCACGGTGGAGGTGGCCACGCAACTGTCCATGCGTGCCTTCCAGCTCTTCTGCGCCATCGAGCCCACCGAGTACATCGACGACCTGTTCAAACTGCGCCCCAAGGGGGGCGGCGCCACCAGCCTCAAGCGCTTCGAGGAGGCCATCAACCACGAGACCTTCTGGGTGGCCACAGAGGTCACGCGGGAGGCCAATCAGCTCAAGCGCATGAAGACCATCAAGCACTTCATCAAGATTGCGCTGCACTGCCGCGAATGCAAGAACTTCAACTCCATGTTTGCCATTATCAGGTTCGACGCGCTCTGTACCCCTTCCACATTTGTTAGTCATTTAAATGGGTTGTTGTTTAATCACTTACAGCTAGTTGGGCACTTATTTAGTTAGTTGCTTGGGTAGTTGTTTTTCTGGTTGGTTAATACTTAGTATATAGAATAATTTAATCCCTTAAGGCAGttgttttaattcttttttccttttttttccctcccccttAGCGGTTTGAACTTGGCTCCCGTCTCCCGCCTTCGAGGAACGTGGGAGAAGCTGCCCAGCAAGTACGAGAAGCTCTTTGGCGATCTGCAGGACTTGTTCGATCCCTCCAGGAACATGGCTAAGTACCGAAACGTCCTCAACAACCAGAACCTGCAGCCGCCCATCATCCCGCTCTTTCCTGTCATTAAGAAGGACCTGACCTTCCTGCACGAAGGTACGCCatgggaaaacatttttgtaattatttcatcatttttgtatttaaaaataatttgtgatGTGCTGGCTCCAGGTAACGACTCCAAAGTTGACGGCCTAGTGAACTTTGAGAAGCTGCGAATGATCGCCAAAGAAATCCGCCACGTGGGCCGCATGGCTTCGGTCAACATGGACCCTAACCTCATGTTCAGGACGAGGTACGGAAGCcctaggaaaaaaacatgtagcTCTCAGAAAGCTTCTCCTGTTGTTGAAACCAATGTCAGTGTCTCCATTAAGTGGTCTTTAAGCTCCTCTccagtggcttttttttcctacgcGGTGGCGTTTGATTTTCTTTGGTGGTCTTTGGTACTCTTTCCTGTGCTTAAAAGCTTGTTttgtcttcttcctcttgCTCATCCCCCCCTCCGCCCCCCACGCTTGTCTGTTCGTGGCCTCTAGGAAGAAGAAGTGGAGAAGTTTAGGGTAAGTTTACATGTGCCTCCACATTTCTTTGCTGGCTTTCCTTTGACCAGGTTGACTTGAATGGCTTTACTAataatacatacagtacagtgaGCCCGTGCTCATTCAGTTATAACATGAGTTCCTAATTGTGCACGTTCTCCACCCATGGTGTTGATGCATTCCGATCCTCTCCATTTTaagcgccatcttgtggcatctatgTTCAATTAGAAGGCCGTTTTGGGGAGCGGCTATTATTTGCAGATTTTCACTATTCCTGGCAAGGCTTGGTAATAGCTCGGGTTCACTGTACTCCCTCTCAACAACTAACACGGGTCATTTTGCTGGCGATTACCTTGACAGGAGTGGGAAATGGGGGGGACTAAATGTTAATGCTAAATATTGTAATTGCGTTGTTCTAACAGTGTAATAACATTTCATTACACTGTAAATTACATTGCACTAGTATGATGATAACATTCCGAGCATCTTGCCACCAGCAAAGTCGATCCCTTGATTATGCATGCCCATCAGTCTTCTTTTATAATAGATTTTACAATTCCTGTTgagacttttttatttatgtatttttctacATATATCTGTAAGAATACTTATTTTGTCATGCACATGCATTTCTATGCACAGTTTATAGATATGTTTTTAAGGTAGATGGCGACATTTACTTTCTAAATagttccttttattttttcctccccccccaTTATTTAAGAGATCCATAGGCCTCTTGACAAATGACATTCCCTTTCATCattcttgacatttttgtggtACGCATACTCACCATTTAATGGCAAGCCTGGGGGAGAAAACACGAGTTGTTGTACGTGATGAATGTTTTCTAATTAGGGGGGGTTTATCTCCACAGATCATATCTCATTACTTGTTAAAAACCATCTTGTAATCCTGTGGAATGTAGGTTGTAATTACGCTATAAAAGAGATTACACGAACCACAAGAATGTCAACTATGAAGGCAAGTAATAAACTCACAGCCACTTTATTCTACCTGGAATACTGTGGAATTCTTTTCGGAGCACCTAATGCTGCTTTTCTGCATGTTTAGCATCACAAGACTCAAGTCAAGAGTGCACGTTATTAATACCCATTGCGTCTACATTGGCTATTTCTTCTGTGTTTCTGTCTTATGTAGCTCCTTAAGTCAAGGCAGCGCCAACGCAGCCGTGCTGGACGTTAACCAGGCGGGCGGCCACAAGAAGCGCGTGCGACGCAGTTCCTTCCTCAACGCCAAGAAGCTGTACGAGGATGCACAGATGGCTCGCAAGGTCAAGCAGTACCTGGCCAACCTCAGTCTGGAGACCAATGAGGAGAGCCTGCAGACGCTCTCTCTGCAATGCGAACCCTCTGTCAGCACACGTGAGTCACACACACTAGAAAACAACACGTTTGTTTTTGCTATGTTATTGGTAATACAAAATTTCAATGTAGTCCCTACTCCACCCATGTAATACATTGGACTTTTTTCAGCATGTCTCAAACCCTAACGTGCGTTGTGCCTCCTAGTGCCCAAGAACTCAGGGGTCCGCCGTGCCGACACTTCCCCCGTGGTGTCCAGAGCGGCCAGCCAGCAGAGAGGGCAACTGGCCAAAGGCTCCCAGGCCTTGCAGGTGCCCGCCGTGGCCCTGTACCCATCGCGCAAGAAGGTGCCTGTAAAGGACCTGCCTCCCTTTGGTAAGATTAATAGTGGGAgaagaaatcaaatgttttatcatatAAATTCTCAGCGTTTTCGCAGGTACATCATGTGGTCAAATGTATTGAGACGGACAACTGCCTCTTTGTTTCAGGCACCAGCTCCCCTCAGTCGCTGAAGAAAATCCTGTCTCTGTCGGAAGAGGCCAGCGAGCGCCATCGCAGACATCCCGACGATGCCACAGCGTCCAACGCCACCTCGCAGCTCTCCTCTCCGCCCGGCTCCCCACAGAGCTCCCCCAAGAAGGGTAAACACACCAATGTGGTATAGTTCCACCCCCTGCTGCTTGGCTTGTGCGCTGCACATGTCACAAATTGGATCAATAGAATTCAGTTACTACTCTATATGAAATGAatactcattttcaaaattaattatGCAAATTTGACAtgacttcatttattttagcaTTATTTACTGTTTTGCTGGGATTTTTCTTACTCATTCCTTACCATTATAATGATATGTCACCATATACTTTTGTCAGTATCATTTAGATTTTTGTGAGTTTCCAATATATTACTGGCCTTTATTTGGATGAgttattttagatttttgtttaataattattttagttTAACACTGAGTGTTTGCCccatttattacatttatttgaattaaaatcatttaacttttttatttactttagaATAatgtatctatttttttcttcacatttattttcatgacggctttttcttttttttttaaaggcaaagTGACTTATTTTTGACATGTGTGTTACAGGTTTCAACCGCATGGGCGACTCGTACTCTGACTGCAGTCAGAGTGAGATGTCGTCTCGCTCCAGCCTTCTCAGCAACTTGTCTTTCGAGGACGAGCGGCGCCTGAGGCATTCGGGGGGCGTCGGCGAGTCCCATGTCGGTGGAATGCGCCTAGAACGGCGAGCCGCCACCGATCCCGACCAGTATAGTCTAGGGTACGTGACTACGTTGCGCAACTGAAGTCACGCATCTAAAAtgagaacatttttgtttcgttttgaTGTAGCTATAAATTTTTTCAATGAACAAACGTGTTTTCCGGCACTCTACACATCAAAATCAATCAAGAAAGCATATTGTCTTGTGGCATTTGGATGATAAGCAATACGGTCGATTGCTTTACACCAGAGGATGTGACCATGGCGTTTGTGTGGCAGGTCGTACTCGTCGATGCAGGACTGTAGGGGCATCTATGCGGGCTGCCCCACGGTGTTGTCGTCACCCAGCTCTGAGGAGCTGACCCAGGACCAGGGGGACCGCGTGTCCCTGGACGCGGCCGATAGCGG
This window contains:
- the rapgef2 gene encoding rap guanine nucleotide exchange factor 2 isoform X5, which codes for MKMASYVDNSFREAVMMNPADRTQQDLEIVYSYLHGMEALSNLREHQLRIMCETVRYERHEANEVLYYPDDIGSCWYILLSGSVFIKESMFLPRSSFGKRSAGSLRRGCECIVLEPSEMIVVDYMDENEEYFQRQASHRQSRRRFRKINQKGERQTIIDTVDPYPAGKPPMARGYHTLPADFSRLHLADGLHPQVTHVSSSHSGCSITSDSGSSSLSDIYQATENESGDMDLSGLPETAVDSEEDDDEEDIERASDPLMSRDIVRDCLEKDPMDRTDDDIEQLLEFMHQLPAFANMTMSVRRELCAVMVFAVVERAGTIVLNDGEELDSWSVILNGSVEVTYPEGRSEILCMGNSFGVSPTMEKEYMKGAMKTKVDDCQFVCIAQQDYCCILNQVEKNMQKVEEEGEIVMVKEHRELDRTGTRKGHIVIKGTPERLTMHLVEEHSVVDPTYIEDFLLTYRTFLSSPMVVGKKLLEWFHDPSLRDKVTRVVLLWVNNHFNDFEGDAAMTHFLEEFENNLEREKMCGHLRLLNIACAAKAKPRLVTLTKASREADLAFSLLGGQDKGFRVFIDAVEAGSKAAEAGLKRGDQILEVNGQNFENVQLSKANEILKNNTHLSITVKTNLLVFKELLTRPEQELHGDVDGEDEHDRKNGAPHLPKIGDIKKASRYSIPDLAVDVEQVMGLEKASKKVKSNSVGGRNKLKKIFDKTLTSILPPKPYNDVCVGQSQDDSIVGMKQSKQIPPALPVSGNLSSSNPDLLQSHHRILDFNNQPDMSDQVLRVFKADQQSRYIMIGKDTTAKEVVAQAIREFALTAAPEAYSLCEVSVTPEGVIKQRRLPDQLSKLADRIQLSGRYYLKSNMETETLCSDEDAQDLLREGQISLLQLSTVEVATQLSMRAFQLFCAIEPTEYIDDLFKLRPKGGGATSLKRFEEAINHETFWVATEVTREANQLKRMKTIKHFIKIALHCRECKNFNSMFAIISGLNLAPVSRLRGTWEKLPSKYEKLFGDLQDLFDPSRNMAKYRNVLNNQNLQPPIIPLFPVIKKDLTFLHEGNDSKVDGLVNFEKLRMIAKEIRHVGRMASVNMDPNLMFRTRKKKWRSLGSLSQGSANAAVLDVNQAGGHKKRVRRSSFLNAKKLYEDAQMARKVKQYLANLSLETNEESLQTLSLQCEPSVSTLPKNSGVRRADTSPVVSRAASQQRGQLAKGSQALQVPAVALYPSRKKVPVKDLPPFGTSSPQSLKKILSLSEEASERHRRHPDDATASNATSQLSSPPGSPQSSPKKGFNRMGDSYSDCSQSEMSSRSSLLSNLSFEDERRLRHSGGVGESHVGGMRLERRAATDPDQYSLGSYSSMQDCRGIYAGCPTVLSSPSSEELTQDQGDRVSLDAADSGRGSWTSCSSGSHDNIQTMQQGRSWETLAFSGGLPPAGGPEALLWAAQTRGSWASAGSSSSSSAAYWGEDSEGDTGTIKRRGGKDVNADAETSSITSTGSEEAKHTGRPSPSPVTAACKGLISRKEGRYREPPPTPPGYTALTISDLADGQSPPPPGPNSTTSATPTSRRPPDYTTALQRSRMITQSPDSQAHQAASKQRTSNLRCVRDDDDEAAAEAEEEEGESPKLVALRKPRAQRTPRPPRP
- the rapgef2 gene encoding rap guanine nucleotide exchange factor 2 isoform X4 — its product is MKMASYVDNSFREAVMMNPADRTQQDLEIVYSYLHGMEALSNLREHQLRIMCETVRYERHEANEVLYYPDDIGSCWYILLSGSVFIKESMFLPRSSFGKRSAGSLRRGCECIVLEPSEMIVVDYMDENEEYFQRQASHRQSRRRFRKINQKGERQTIIDTVDPYPAGKPPMARGYHTECNKLPADFSRLHLADGLHPQVTHVSSSHSGCSITSDSGSSSLSDIYQATENESGDMDLSGLPETAVDSEEDDDEEDIERASDPLMSRDIVRDCLEKDPMDRTDDDIEQLLEFMHQLPAFANMTMSVRRELCAVMVFAVVERAGTIVLNDGEELDSWSVILNGSVEVTYPEGRSEILCMGNSFGVSPTMEKEYMKGAMKTKVDDCQFVCIAQQDYCCILNQVEKNMQKVEEEGEIVMVKEHRELDRTGTRKGHIVIKGTPERLTMHLVEEHSVVDPTYIEDFLLTYRTFLSSPMVVGKKLLEWFHDPSLRDKVTRVVLLWVNNHFNDFEGDAAMTHFLEEFENNLEREKMCGHLRLLNIACAAKAKPRLVTLTKASREADLAFSLLGGQDKGFRVFIDAVEAGSKAAEAGLKRGDQILEVNGQNFENVQLSKANEILKNNTHLSITVKTNLLVFKELLTRPEQELHGDVDGEDEHDRKNGAPHLPKIGDIKKASRYSIPDLAVDVEQVMGLEKASKKVKSNSVGGRNKLKKIFDKTLTSILPPKPYNDVCVGQSQDDSIVGMKQSKQIPPALPVSGNLSSSNPDLLQSHHRILDFNNQPVPVNLNMSDQVLRVFKADQQSRYIMIGKDTTAKEVVAQAIREFALTAAPEAYSLCEVSVTPEGVIKQRRLPDQLSKLADRIQLSGRYYLKSNMETETLCSDEDAQDLLREGQISLLQLSTVEVATQLSMRAFQLFCAIEPTEYIDDLFKLRPKGGGATSLKRFEEAINHETFWVATEVTREANQLKRMKTIKHFIKIALHCRECKNFNSMFAIISGLNLAPVSRLRGTWEKLPSKYEKLFGDLQDLFDPSRNMAKYRNVLNNQNLQPPIIPLFPVIKKDLTFLHEGNDSKVDGLVNFEKLRMIAKEIRHVGRMASVNMDPNLMFRTSSLSQGSANAAVLDVNQAGGHKKRVRRSSFLNAKKLYEDAQMARKVKQYLANLSLETNEESLQTLSLQCEPSVSTLPKNSGVRRADTSPVVSRAASQQRGQLAKGSQALQVPAVALYPSRKKVPVKDLPPFGTSSPQSLKKILSLSEEASERHRRHPDDATASNATSQLSSPPGSPQSSPKKGFNRMGDSYSDCSQSEMSSRSSLLSNLSFEDERRLRHSGGVGESHVGGMRLERRAATDPDQYSLGSYSSMQDCRGIYAGCPTVLSSPSSEELTQDQGDRVSLDAADSGRGSWTSCSSGSHDNIQTMQQGRSWETLAFSGGLPPAGGPEALLWAAQTRGSWASAGSSSSSSAAYWGEDSEGDTGTIKRRGGKDVNADAETSSITSTGSEEAKHTGRPSPSPVTAACKGLISRKEGRYREPPPTPPGYTALTISDLADGQSPPPPGPNSTTSATPTSRRPPDYTTALQRSRMITQSPDSQAHQAASKQRTSNLRCVRDDDDEAAAEAEEEEGESPKLVALRKPRAQRTPRPPRP